A single Leptospira barantonii DNA region contains:
- a CDS encoding Ig-like domain-containing protein yields the protein MINKEMNGVMKMNGKKVSIFAGIFAISIFLGLGCSADKNVGSPLNSVLSLFGVATDTTVSTNVVAPYTETDTPTSLPANFGTAAPEAVLFISSYSEVDRYKSIEIRFSHPMNKATVQADLVLSPSTGVLAGPGKGGEFYWASSSRLVFDPYREFKTNEQYTFSLTNASKTIDGQSLTSYSQSFTTEPDYLMTNKINTTNVLGGTNDITFNKATTPTLTLTSTFANPVVGANSIQSIKLKHMGDTNTGGITICSSSGVACDMTGTITTNLTASALPPFVGGNAYYYEITVNSGKIFKRFATFNYGNVNTLPNNMIAKGGSIILDQAQAMPFLSKVLERFTAGNFKVTNQTFNQFAGLPTTIARRSGYCIDYSGIGSFSMPNYIRNYGDSASGYGDGYCGPAGDEPGGFTQEGCATLIFTSCTDFDIDVYITGINVYPSVSGFPALQNIGVSMVANNTGELGFNFKGKVLAVDMVMIARSRGSLFLVIGAGNRFVFSTTAYLNYNDSPPADRSTIGKASLTVDTNGDASLNIFTPITNLSNFNTTDWSNNLTVKDRDGRVNQVKLEATTSGLAGWLAGTTEGAANGMVPSLTPLITRSMLRNFIEDVAPSVLNSIIGSLKNPGVNIALPSYLPAPLANFPLNVKIQLGSDSEVRVTGVNKGIVGSIDLGITAASPIGSPRTHQITSGFVVSKPTGPMSNIYQFSKSAANPGLLLSLTVDSITQAAYHLWKNRALDLSIDKGFIDTIKLYAGTDPLFQLTESLIKVSPIINILAPGRSQLIGINPTTGALVPAISGTDDIIIKVDPIQAPNGTLKPVVGTAKPKLEVNFTDIQLSILGKRADNSTYLISTARASLKGIADFDFVTFSNPTNNPAFANLNALKIVISNGPTLSYTLDILEGSSGAGAPNPFGLDPKGILAVVDPLVPSLIVPLVNNVLKEIPLPASISLPALTNPSNGNPCGIITKTTHSFLYTLPIVDTEPYPYVFGGLRLTAGGPAASDPGVLVTCP from the coding sequence ATGATAAACAAAGAGATGAACGGGGTAATGAAGATGAACGGAAAGAAAGTTTCAATATTCGCGGGTATTTTTGCGATTTCGATTTTCTTAGGACTCGGTTGTTCCGCGGATAAAAACGTGGGTTCTCCACTCAACAGCGTTCTTTCTCTTTTCGGTGTGGCTACGGACACTACGGTTTCGACTAACGTGGTTGCGCCTTATACCGAAACGGATACTCCAACGAGTCTTCCGGCCAATTTCGGAACGGCGGCTCCCGAAGCGGTTCTTTTTATTTCCTCCTATTCGGAAGTGGATCGTTACAAAAGTATTGAAATTCGTTTTTCTCATCCGATGAACAAGGCGACGGTTCAAGCGGACCTCGTTTTAAGTCCGAGCACCGGAGTTCTTGCGGGTCCTGGCAAAGGCGGAGAATTTTACTGGGCTTCCAGTTCCCGTCTTGTATTCGATCCGTATCGAGAATTCAAAACCAACGAACAATATACGTTCAGTCTTACGAACGCTTCTAAAACCATAGACGGTCAAAGTCTTACCAGTTACAGCCAATCGTTTACCACCGAACCCGATTATCTGATGACCAACAAGATAAACACGACTAACGTTCTTGGCGGAACGAACGACATTACGTTCAACAAGGCTACAACTCCTACGTTAACTCTGACATCCACGTTCGCCAATCCGGTTGTGGGCGCGAACTCGATCCAGTCGATCAAACTCAAACACATGGGTGATACGAATACCGGAGGAATTACGATTTGCAGTAGTTCCGGAGTGGCCTGCGATATGACCGGGACGATCACTACGAATCTGACCGCGTCCGCGCTTCCTCCTTTTGTCGGTGGAAACGCATACTATTACGAAATCACAGTAAACTCCGGTAAAATTTTTAAACGTTTTGCTACATTCAATTATGGTAATGTGAATACGCTCCCGAACAACATGATCGCGAAGGGCGGTTCGATCATTTTGGATCAGGCTCAGGCTATGCCTTTTCTTTCCAAGGTTTTGGAAAGATTTACGGCGGGAAACTTTAAGGTAACCAACCAGACCTTCAACCAATTCGCGGGTCTTCCAACGACGATCGCTCGTAGAAGCGGTTATTGCATCGACTACAGCGGGATCGGAAGTTTTTCGATGCCGAACTACATCCGTAACTACGGCGATTCCGCGAGCGGATACGGAGACGGATATTGCGGACCTGCGGGCGACGAACCCGGAGGTTTTACGCAAGAAGGTTGTGCGACTCTGATCTTTACGAGTTGTACCGATTTCGACATCGACGTTTACATCACCGGGATCAACGTTTACCCAAGCGTATCCGGTTTTCCAGCGCTTCAAAACATCGGAGTATCGATGGTCGCGAACAATACGGGAGAATTGGGTTTTAACTTCAAGGGTAAGGTTCTCGCGGTAGACATGGTGATGATCGCAAGAAGCCGAGGCTCCTTGTTTCTCGTGATCGGTGCGGGAAACCGTTTCGTATTCTCCACAACGGCTTATTTGAATTACAACGATTCTCCGCCTGCGGACCGTTCTACGATCGGTAAGGCGAGTTTGACCGTGGATACGAACGGAGACGCTTCGCTTAACATTTTCACTCCGATCACAAATCTTTCCAACTTCAATACGACGGATTGGTCGAACAATCTTACCGTAAAGGATCGGGACGGAAGAGTCAATCAGGTGAAACTCGAGGCGACTACGAGCGGTCTTGCGGGCTGGCTCGCGGGAACTACGGAAGGAGCGGCGAACGGAATGGTTCCTTCTTTAACTCCTCTCATCACACGATCTATGTTGCGTAACTTCATCGAGGACGTGGCTCCATCCGTTTTGAATTCCATCATCGGATCTTTGAAAAATCCGGGAGTGAACATCGCGCTTCCTTCTTATCTTCCCGCTCCGCTTGCGAACTTTCCGTTGAACGTTAAGATTCAATTGGGAAGCGATTCGGAAGTGAGAGTTACGGGAGTCAATAAGGGAATCGTCGGTTCCATCGACTTGGGAATCACCGCGGCGAGTCCGATCGGTTCTCCTCGTACACATCAGATCACAAGCGGCTTTGTAGTTTCCAAACCGACGGGACCGATGAGCAATATTTATCAGTTCTCGAAGAGCGCGGCGAATCCCGGGCTATTACTTTCTTTAACGGTGGATTCGATCACACAAGCGGCGTATCATCTTTGGAAGAATCGCGCTTTGGATCTGAGCATCGACAAAGGATTCATCGATACGATCAAGTTGTATGCGGGAACCGATCCGCTCTTTCAGTTGACCGAGTCTTTGATTAAAGTTTCACCGATCATCAACATTCTCGCCCCTGGAAGATCTCAGTTGATCGGAATCAATCCTACAACTGGAGCTTTGGTTCCTGCGATCAGCGGAACCGACGATATCATCATCAAGGTCGATCCGATCCAAGCTCCGAACGGAACGTTAAAACCCGTAGTCGGAACCGCTAAACCGAAATTGGAAGTGAACTTCACGGACATTCAACTTTCGATCTTGGGTAAAAGAGCGGATAACTCCACGTATCTCATCAGCACGGCGAGAGCGAGTTTGAAGGGAATCGCGGATTTTGATTTCGTAACCTTCTCGAATCCGACGAACAATCCCGCATTCGCAAATTTGAATGCGCTTAAGATCGTGATCTCGAACGGACCGACTCTTTCTTATACGTTGGATATTTTGGAAGGATCTTCCGGCGCAGGTGCGCCGAATCCGTTCGGTCTGGATCCGAAGGGAATTCTTGCGGTGGTTGATCCGTTGGTTCCATCTCTGATCGTTCCCTTGGTGAACAACGTGTTGAAGGAGATTCCACTTCCTGCGAGTATCAGTCTTCCCGCTCTCACGAATCCTTCCAACGGAAACCCTTGCGGGATCATTACGAAAACCACACATTCTTTTCTCTACACACTTCCGATCGTCGATACGGAACCGTATCCGTACGTATTCGGAGGACTTCGTCTGACTGCGGGCGGACCTGCGGCTTCCGATCCGGGGGTTCTGGTTACCTGTCCGTAA
- a CDS encoding DUF1761 domain-containing protein, producing MHPELHINFLAVLAAVVANFVIGSLWYGPIFGKPWMKEMKIPEDFQPDKKEMYKAMGMMVIGSFLTAYVLFYTTNVWRASSWHAGEDSPAYVYGFFSGFYTWIGFYIPMHINGVAFEGRSWKFFSISAGYTFVSLQTVAMILSYWR from the coding sequence ATGCACCCGGAACTTCACATCAATTTTTTGGCGGTCCTTGCGGCCGTCGTCGCGAACTTCGTCATCGGTTCACTTTGGTACGGACCGATTTTCGGAAAACCTTGGATGAAGGAAATGAAAATCCCGGAGGACTTCCAACCGGATAAAAAAGAAATGTATAAGGCGATGGGAATGATGGTCATAGGTTCGTTCTTAACCGCTTACGTTTTGTTTTATACCACGAACGTCTGGAGAGCTTCTTCTTGGCACGCGGGCGAAGATAGTCCCGCGTATGTTTACGGATTTTTTTCCGGATTTTACACTTGGATCGGATTCTATATTCCGATGCACATCAACGGCGTGGCCTTTGAAGGTAGATCCTGGAAATTTTTCTCAATCAGCGCGGGTTACACCTTCGTTTCCTTACAGACGGTCGCGATGATTCTTTCCTATTGGAGATGA
- a CDS encoding FecR family protein: MNHKVKIASILISLTMTGSSIVLLSQESKTGDAKVGFLLGKANVQKMGKTTWEPLKSNDFVDEGDLISTGNGSRVTVLYKGSEFKIQQNSKVKLTSLYGENKDGKVEVNSGFAWFKIVGLKGKKFDVSTATSTAGVRGTSFSVLYDPKTKDSSFCTCEGKVVVSDSDGKEVVQEKGKGTLVSPNQPEMKKVEYEGIIKKMKTLPGFEARLKKNLSLKNCLSCHTPEGWTPPEDIQKDETYGKQ; this comes from the coding sequence ATGAATCACAAGGTTAAGATCGCTTCGATCCTTATTTCCCTAACGATGACGGGAAGTTCGATCGTCCTCCTCAGCCAGGAATCGAAAACCGGAGACGCAAAGGTCGGCTTTTTATTAGGAAAAGCGAATGTTCAAAAAATGGGAAAAACCACCTGGGAACCTCTTAAATCAAACGACTTCGTGGACGAAGGCGATTTGATTTCCACGGGCAACGGCTCCAGAGTCACCGTTCTTTATAAGGGTTCCGAATTTAAGATCCAACAGAACAGTAAGGTGAAACTCACGAGCCTCTACGGAGAAAACAAGGACGGAAAAGTCGAAGTCAACTCCGGATTCGCGTGGTTTAAGATCGTCGGACTGAAGGGAAAAAAATTCGACGTTTCCACCGCGACATCCACGGCGGGAGTTCGTGGAACTTCATTCTCCGTTTTATACGATCCGAAAACGAAGGATTCTTCCTTTTGCACTTGCGAAGGTAAGGTTGTAGTTTCCGATTCCGACGGCAAGGAAGTCGTTCAGGAAAAAGGAAAAGGAACCCTCGTTTCTCCGAATCAACCGGAGATGAAAAAAGTTGAATATGAAGGAATCATTAAGAAGATGAAAACTCTTCCCGGTTTCGAAGCGAGATTGAAAAAGAACCTCTCTTTGAAAAACTGTCTCTCTTGTCACACTCCGGAAGGATGGACCCCGCCCGAAGACATTCAAAAAGACGAGACGTACGGCAAACAATAG
- a CDS encoding sensor histidine kinase produces MNSGKRIRWFKLFFWFSINTVIGTMNALLIAHNSDSPFWKVFFATQITTHSVCGIVEMTVESLNSSRQKHGFIKSGVILILASCFAAIVGVAAGGILHAIALTDESPGRHHSGSYNILLSSLILALFISVLEKSMQILIEKKKESESALKELHYAALQSRMDPHYLFNTLNTIHALLEIDPARADRAILLLSDSYRFLTERHSERLVSFKEEWEFTKNYLELQKIRFADFMELRMESRGDFSGISIPPLSIQPLVENSFKHSINSENVQRRIYVSAEIKNGKIRISIEDNGTISTSRRQYAGPGGGFGMQAIRSTLRNIQARLDYNFRDAILKLEERESGGTMVLLEYSI; encoded by the coding sequence ATGAACTCCGGTAAGCGTATTCGTTGGTTTAAACTATTCTTTTGGTTCTCCATCAACACCGTAATCGGAACCATGAACGCCCTACTAATCGCCCACAACTCCGACTCTCCGTTTTGGAAAGTTTTCTTCGCGACGCAGATTACAACACATTCCGTGTGTGGAATCGTGGAGATGACCGTGGAATCTTTGAATTCCTCGAGACAAAAACACGGATTTATAAAATCGGGTGTCATTTTAATTTTAGCATCCTGTTTCGCCGCGATCGTAGGCGTGGCCGCGGGAGGAATTCTTCACGCGATCGCGCTTACGGACGAATCTCCGGGCAGACATCACAGCGGTTCTTACAATATTCTCTTGAGTTCGCTGATCCTTGCGTTATTCATTTCCGTTTTGGAAAAATCGATGCAGATCCTGATCGAAAAGAAGAAGGAATCCGAAAGCGCTCTCAAGGAACTTCACTACGCCGCTCTTCAATCGAGAATGGATCCTCATTATCTATTCAATACTTTGAATACGATTCACGCGTTACTCGAAATCGATCCCGCACGCGCGGACCGCGCGATTCTTCTTTTGTCGGATTCGTATCGATTTTTGACGGAAAGACATTCCGAACGTCTCGTTTCGTTTAAGGAAGAATGGGAGTTCACGAAGAATTATCTGGAGCTTCAGAAAATCCGCTTCGCCGATTTTATGGAATTGAGAATGGAGAGCAGGGGGGATTTTTCCGGGATTTCGATTCCGCCTCTTTCGATTCAACCCTTGGTTGAGAACAGTTTTAAACATTCGATCAATTCCGAAAACGTTCAAAGAAGAATCTACGTAAGCGCGGAGATAAAGAACGGAAAAATCCGAATTTCCATAGAGGATAACGGAACGATTTCCACGTCTAGAAGACAATACGCGGGACCCGGAGGAGGGTTCGGGATGCAAGCGATCCGAAGTACGCTCAGAAATATTCAGGCGAGACTCGATTATAATTTTCGAGACGCCATTTTAAAATTGGAGGAAAGGGAGTCCGGCGGGACCATGGTTCTACTGGAATATTCTATATGA
- a CDS encoding LytR/AlgR family response regulator transcription factor — MKDLLYTVLIVEDEAPARELLRKYLEEWPSFKIESVAGNGRQALEILDKKVFDLVFLDVNLPEKSGIQVLEEKGKPAPALVFTTAYRDHALRAFEAGALDYLLKPYSRERFRETMSRVEEFLSVRKKGNKAESFLFFRESGILHRMSLSKLLYLTANGKKCVLHSVEKDHETPKLLGDLEDELPNDRFVRIHKKYILNLEYISGMKSNAGGGYEVFLNDEDETVLPVGREYVSNLKERFRDNAS, encoded by the coding sequence ATGAAGGATTTATTGTATACCGTTTTGATTGTGGAGGACGAGGCTCCGGCCCGGGAACTCCTACGTAAGTATTTGGAAGAATGGCCCTCTTTTAAGATAGAATCGGTCGCCGGAAACGGACGTCAGGCTCTGGAAATTCTGGATAAAAAAGTCTTTGATCTCGTTTTTTTGGACGTAAATCTTCCCGAAAAATCCGGGATTCAAGTATTGGAAGAAAAGGGAAAACCCGCTCCCGCTCTCGTGTTTACGACGGCGTATCGGGACCACGCGTTACGCGCCTTTGAGGCCGGAGCCTTGGATTATCTTTTGAAGCCGTATTCCAGGGAAAGATTTCGGGAAACGATGTCGAGAGTGGAAGAATTCTTATCCGTTCGTAAAAAAGGAAACAAGGCGGAGTCCTTTTTGTTTTTCCGCGAATCGGGAATCTTACACCGAATGAGCCTTTCCAAACTTCTTTATCTGACCGCAAACGGTAAAAAATGCGTTTTGCACAGCGTGGAAAAGGATCATGAAACTCCCAAATTATTGGGCGACTTGGAGGACGAACTCCCGAACGATCGTTTTGTGAGAATCCACAAAAAGTATATTCTCAATTTGGAATATATTTCGGGGATGAAGTCGAACGCCGGCGGCGGCTACGAAGTTTTTTTAAACGACGAGGACGAAACCGTTCTTCCGGTGGGAAGGGAATACGTTTCGAATCTAAAGGAAAGGTTTCGAGACAACGCTTCCTAA
- the corA gene encoding magnesium/cobalt transporter CorA: protein MKRILFTEFFPEGSQEKSVAGPCEALLEAGEKPVGLPELDWLCSKGLVWIDLDSTEGEDLDFLARECNFHPLAIEDCINKNQRPKLEEYGSYIFIVLHRFQYDADKKVLRSNEIHIFYNEKFVVTVHQREEPLIEQLRARCMTHGNPLSRGTDQILYMLFDQTVDSNFPILDKMSEEIVRIEAQILVNQDSQQTIAGILFLKRNLTRIRRVLSPQREIVNSLIRRDNNFLSPKIQIYFRDVYDHLSRLYETIDMDRDLLGNTMDAYFSVISQRTNDIVKRLTLISLIFMPLTFLTGFFGMNFTAIPYDSQPFLFLTLGLASLIPPGMIYWFRKKHWFKG from the coding sequence TTGAAGCGGATCTTATTTACGGAATTCTTTCCCGAAGGAAGCCAGGAAAAATCGGTGGCAGGCCCCTGCGAAGCCCTTCTCGAAGCGGGCGAGAAACCGGTCGGTCTTCCGGAATTGGATTGGCTTTGTTCGAAAGGACTTGTTTGGATCGATCTCGATTCCACCGAAGGCGAAGACTTGGATTTTCTCGCAAGGGAATGCAACTTTCACCCGCTTGCAATCGAAGACTGTATCAATAAAAATCAAAGACCGAAGCTGGAAGAATACGGCTCTTACATATTCATCGTTCTACATCGTTTTCAATACGACGCCGATAAAAAAGTCCTAAGGAGCAACGAGATTCATATCTTTTACAACGAGAAATTCGTGGTAACGGTTCATCAAAGGGAAGAACCTCTGATCGAACAACTCAGGGCACGTTGTATGACACATGGGAATCCTCTTTCTCGGGGAACCGATCAGATCCTTTACATGCTTTTTGATCAGACGGTGGATTCCAATTTTCCGATCTTGGATAAGATGAGCGAGGAGATCGTTCGGATCGAGGCCCAGATTCTGGTCAACCAAGACAGCCAACAAACGATCGCGGGAATTCTTTTCTTAAAACGAAACCTGACTCGGATTCGCAGAGTTCTTTCTCCTCAAAGAGAAATAGTAAACAGCCTGATCCGCCGCGATAATAACTTTTTAAGTCCGAAGATTCAGATTTATTTTCGGGACGTCTACGATCACTTGAGTCGATTGTATGAAACGATCGATATGGATCGGGATCTTTTAGGGAACACGATGGACGCGTATTTTTCGGTGATCTCCCAAAGAACGAACGATATTGTTAAGCGACTTACCTTGATCAGCTTGATCTTTATGCCCCTTACCTTTCTGACCGGTTTTTTCGGAATGAACTTCACCGCGATCCCGTACGACAGCCAGCCGTTTTTATTTCTTACACTCGGACTCGCGTCCCTCATTCCTCCCGGAATGATCTACTGGTTCCGTAAAAAACATTGGTTCAAAGGTTAG
- a CDS encoding TetR/AcrR family transcriptional regulator: MAKDTRDLILKTSLKLFSEQGYHGTTMRQVASKTGMSLGLAYRYFDSKEAILEGIIESHDKILKRYVTDEVVANPSREDLIVNVSESIITLVKENEDYLRLYWNLMLQPKIHRLKRRNIHLVNMIFFETSKKTIRSIKPNYTEFEIKNLASTTIGYMINYLTNKKEFSLDDFRNFLVHTLRNT, encoded by the coding sequence ATGGCGAAAGACACCCGGGATCTCATTCTCAAAACTTCTCTTAAACTTTTTTCCGAGCAGGGTTATCACGGAACCACGATGAGACAGGTCGCGTCCAAGACGGGCATGTCTCTCGGGCTCGCGTATCGTTATTTCGATTCCAAGGAAGCGATCTTGGAAGGAATCATCGAATCACATGATAAAATTCTAAAACGTTATGTGACCGACGAGGTTGTGGCCAATCCGAGCCGAGAAGATCTGATCGTCAACGTTTCCGAAAGTATCATCACTCTCGTTAAGGAAAACGAGGACTATCTCCGTCTCTATTGGAACCTGATGCTTCAACCGAAGATTCACCGTTTGAAAAGAAGAAACATTCATCTTGTGAATATGATCTTTTTTGAAACTTCCAAAAAAACGATCCGTTCCATCAAACCGAACTACACCGAGTTCGAGATCAAAAATCTCGCGTCGACTACGATCGGTTATATGATCAATTATCTTACGAATAAGAAAGAATTCTCCCTCGACGATTTTCGAAACTTTCTCGTTCATACTCTGAGGAATACCTAG
- a CDS encoding aldolase/citrate lyase family protein, with the protein MKEQIDRKLIELRRTLVSLTDQYPICGLKGGTETEDMDADEIRILHLVAKDLIPVTVKIGGPEARTDIRMLAKEEIEGICAPMIESSYALKNFIQTLKSMLTPVNYGKVSKSINLETITGYKNLMEIADSRPFEDLDQVTAARSDLSASMGLIPDDEEVMRVTKNIVYLSRERGKRTSVGGTITKSNFRKIAEAIGPDLINSRHVVVNVQDSLKKSAEEVAEAMLFFEIELYDLFSVLKPEKAFSYKNRMETNRERIGARKVLYSIR; encoded by the coding sequence GTGAAAGAGCAGATAGACCGCAAACTCATCGAACTCAGAAGGACCCTCGTTTCTCTTACCGATCAGTATCCGATCTGCGGACTGAAAGGTGGAACCGAAACTGAGGATATGGACGCGGATGAAATCCGAATTCTCCATTTGGTGGCTAAGGATCTGATCCCGGTCACCGTTAAAATCGGAGGACCGGAGGCGAGGACGGATATCCGTATGCTCGCCAAAGAGGAGATCGAAGGAATCTGCGCTCCTATGATCGAATCCTCGTACGCTCTTAAGAATTTTATTCAGACATTAAAAAGTATGCTCACTCCCGTGAACTACGGCAAGGTTTCCAAGTCGATCAACCTGGAAACGATCACGGGTTATAAGAATCTTATGGAAATCGCGGACTCCCGTCCCTTCGAGGATTTGGATCAGGTCACCGCGGCTCGTTCCGATCTTTCGGCTTCTATGGGTTTGATTCCGGACGACGAAGAAGTGATGAGAGTTACGAAGAATATCGTTTATCTCTCGAGAGAAAGAGGGAAAAGAACCTCCGTCGGCGGAACGATTACAAAATCGAATTTTAGAAAAATCGCGGAAGCGATCGGTCCCGATCTCATCAACTCGAGACACGTCGTCGTAAACGTCCAAGACTCTTTGAAAAAGAGCGCGGAAGAAGTTGCCGAAGCGATGTTGTTTTTCGAGATTGAACTCTACGATCTATTCTCCGTTTTAAAACCCGAAAAGGCTTTCTCTTATAAAAACAGAATGGAAACCAATCGGGAAAGAATCGGAGCGAGAAAGGTTCTTTACTCGATCCGATAA
- the lepB gene encoding signal peptidase I, translated as MNLEPEVKTKDSSNGEESPLSSTFSFILIVILVFAFKSSVLDANNIPSGSMIPTLKIGDFLFVNKMRYSVRMPFTESELFRIDDPKRGDIVTFAPPLRALSLGDSREGFFAKRYVKRVIGLPGDTIRISSKFLSTKKGNVNYSVIEYKEKGSDTFQGYDPVEVEEGDVLGDLDNLYAPTRSLFLEKKPGFEHYVLEGYEEDRKRLDGYECNFSIGCEIPENQYMVVGDNRDDSHDSRAWGFVKREDILGKALVIYFSINWKDNVCEYKNGKELSEKGPEFAERYQGEDLVKNCHPSEIGLVREESRAGWIERTLRYRIWRMEVRWNRIGSILR; from the coding sequence ATGAACCTGGAACCCGAGGTAAAAACAAAAGATTCGTCCAATGGGGAAGAATCTCCTCTTAGCTCTACTTTTTCCTTTATTCTCATCGTGATCCTGGTATTTGCCTTCAAATCCTCGGTTTTAGACGCGAATAATATCCCCTCGGGATCGATGATTCCCACCTTAAAAATCGGGGATTTTCTATTCGTAAACAAGATGAGATACTCGGTTCGAATGCCCTTTACCGAGTCCGAACTTTTCCGAATCGACGATCCAAAACGGGGGGATATCGTAACGTTCGCACCCCCGCTCCGGGCTCTGAGCCTCGGGGATAGCCGGGAAGGATTCTTTGCAAAACGTTATGTCAAACGAGTCATCGGTCTTCCGGGTGATACGATCCGAATCTCTTCGAAATTTCTTTCCACGAAAAAAGGAAACGTAAACTATTCCGTCATCGAATACAAGGAAAAGGGTTCCGATACGTTCCAAGGATACGATCCCGTGGAAGTGGAAGAAGGGGATGTGCTCGGAGATTTGGACAATCTGTACGCTCCGACAAGATCCTTGTTTTTGGAAAAGAAACCCGGATTCGAACATTACGTTCTCGAAGGTTACGAAGAGGATCGCAAACGCCTCGACGGTTACGAATGCAATTTTTCAATCGGGTGTGAAATTCCCGAAAATCAATACATGGTTGTCGGAGACAACCGAGACGATTCTCACGATTCCCGCGCATGGGGATTCGTAAAACGCGAAGACATTCTCGGGAAGGCCCTCGTGATTTATTTTTCGATCAACTGGAAGGACAACGTCTGCGAATACAAAAACGGTAAGGAACTTTCCGAAAAAGGTCCCGAGTTCGCAGAACGATACCAAGGTGAAGACCTTGTAAAAAATTGTCATCCTTCCGAGATCGGTTTAGTGCGAGAAGAGAGCAGGGCGGGCTGGATCGAGCGCACTCTTCGTTATAGAATCTGGAGAATGGAAGTGCGTTGGAATCGAATCGGTTCGATTCTCCGCTAA
- a CDS encoding AtpZ/AtpI family protein: MSEKNLESSDPDKDKNKNQEVRNVPDASGFQKDSKPKEKEVSPWEFAGLGMEFAVIVVGSVYLGNYMDTKFHSSPFGLLGACLLGFSYGIYYIIYRTTLKK, encoded by the coding sequence ATGTCCGAAAAGAATTTAGAATCTTCCGATCCAGATAAAGATAAGAACAAGAATCAAGAAGTTCGGAATGTTCCGGACGCATCTGGGTTTCAAAAAGATTCTAAGCCGAAAGAAAAAGAAGTTTCTCCTTGGGAATTTGCGGGGCTCGGAATGGAGTTTGCGGTCATCGTCGTCGGCTCGGTGTATCTTGGAAATTATATGGATACGAAATTCCATTCTTCCCCGTTCGGATTGTTAGGCGCTTGTCTTCTCGGGTTTTCCTACGGAATCTATTACATCATCTACAGAACCACTTTAAAAAAGTAA
- a CDS encoding TPR end-of-group domain-containing protein — protein MNLNLIYRLFLVCSTGYLLSCAALFPLKPSERWTKSVQTIEQNEGQERRIAEREFIENLQTVGNEDSPELKESLRNYILAESASKFNSYVVQKQWASAALIAKLYSETIPFLGIGDITLQGTKTGNLYSAREYFTADLIAYTSESKDSQFLPLIQRMIPNPIGDARLAFNLACLYALQGNKQEMLQYMKIAFFLGKQTADFEKDQDFNSFRSDPDFIRMIWDGPALDSSLIPPSSKSPVSPRPR, from the coding sequence ATGAACTTGAATCTTATCTATCGTTTATTCCTCGTTTGTTCAACCGGGTATCTCCTGAGTTGTGCCGCTTTGTTTCCTCTAAAACCGTCGGAACGTTGGACGAAATCGGTTCAAACCATAGAACAAAACGAAGGGCAGGAACGAAGAATAGCGGAAAGAGAATTTATCGAAAACTTGCAAACGGTAGGGAACGAAGATTCTCCCGAACTCAAGGAATCTCTTAGAAATTATATTCTCGCCGAATCGGCCTCAAAATTTAATTCTTACGTCGTCCAGAAACAATGGGCTTCCGCGGCTCTGATCGCGAAACTTTATTCGGAAACGATTCCGTTTCTTGGAATTGGAGATATCACTCTTCAAGGAACGAAAACCGGAAATCTTTATTCCGCGAGAGAATACTTTACCGCAGATCTGATCGCTTATACGAGTGAGAGTAAGGATTCTCAATTTCTTCCTTTGATCCAAAGAATGATTCCGAATCCGATCGGAGATGCGAGGCTCGCTTTCAATCTCGCCTGTTTGTATGCGCTTCAAGGAAACAAACAAGAGATGCTTCAATATATGAAGATCGCGTTCTTTTTGGGAAAACAAACCGCGGACTTTGAAAAAGACCAAGATTTTAATTCGTTTCGTTCCGATCCGGATTTTATTCGAATGATTTGGGACGGTCCGGCCTTGGATTCGAGTTTGATTCCGCCTTCTTCTAAGTCGCCGGTTTCTCCTCGCCCACGCTAA